A genomic window from Cupriavidus basilensis includes:
- the bamA gene encoding outer membrane protein assembly factor BamA: protein MESKRGSRLIRHKRISLGVLASAIIAAWTPVSWAAEPFVVKDIRVEGLQRVEPGTVFGYLPVKVGETFSDDKGADAIRALYNTGFFKDVQIRSEDGVLVVQVEERPAISQLEFVGIKEFDKDTLRRSLRAVGVAEARYYDKALIDKAEQELKRQYVARGYYAADIQTTITPVDRNRVSVVFNVDEGPVAKIRQINIVGNKAFKEGTLRDEMQLSTPNWLSWYTKNDLYSKQKLTADLEALRSYYLNRGYLEFAIESTQVSITPDKKDIFLTLNIKEGDQYKVSDIRLAGELLGKQAEMEKLLKLQKGEVFSSEKLTQSTKAITDLLGTYGYAFTTINPQPQIDKEKREVALTLMVDPGRRVYVRRVNVVGNSKTRDEVVRREMRQMESSWFDSEKLTQSQSRINRTGYFTDTNITTEDVPGAPDQVDVNVNVTEKPTGQISLGLGFSSTDKLVLQAGLRQDNVFGSGTSLGLDVNTAKSFRTISLTQYDPYFTVDGISRSTDIYYRTSRPLYYTGDQDYKIVSEGGNVKFGVPFTETDTVFFGIGYERTQVTISPNTPLQYGQWLTKIGKSSGDPINNFPFTIGWARDRRDSALVPTKGPYTQANLEVGVPGGDTQYYRASVQQQYFYPLSKAFTLAFNGEVAYGHGYGNTPFPVFKNFYAGGIGSVRGYQTSTLGKKDQNGNPIGGASKMIGNVEFIFPLPGSGVDRTLRLFTFFDFGNVYEEGAPLLFSQLKYSTGLGMSWLSPIGPLKISVGFPLKKDETDKVQRFQFQIGTAF from the coding sequence ATGGAATCAAAGAGGGGATCAAGATTGATCAGACATAAGCGCATCTCGCTGGGCGTGCTGGCGAGTGCCATCATCGCGGCCTGGACCCCAGTGAGTTGGGCCGCGGAGCCATTCGTCGTCAAGGACATTCGTGTCGAGGGCCTGCAGCGGGTCGAGCCGGGTACGGTGTTCGGCTACCTGCCGGTCAAGGTCGGCGAAACCTTCAGCGACGACAAGGGCGCGGACGCCATTCGTGCCCTGTATAACACCGGGTTCTTCAAGGACGTCCAGATCCGTTCCGAGGACGGCGTGCTGGTCGTCCAGGTGGAAGAGCGTCCCGCCATCTCGCAGCTCGAGTTCGTCGGCATCAAGGAATTCGACAAGGACACCCTGCGCCGCTCGCTGCGCGCGGTGGGCGTGGCCGAGGCCCGGTATTACGACAAGGCCCTGATCGACAAGGCAGAGCAGGAGCTCAAGCGCCAGTACGTGGCGCGCGGCTACTATGCCGCCGACATCCAGACCACGATCACCCCGGTCGACCGCAACCGCGTGTCGGTGGTGTTCAATGTCGACGAAGGTCCGGTGGCCAAGATCCGCCAGATCAATATCGTCGGCAACAAGGCCTTCAAGGAAGGCACGCTGCGCGATGAAATGCAGCTGTCGACCCCGAACTGGCTGTCCTGGTACACCAAGAACGACCTGTATTCGAAGCAAAAGCTCACCGCCGACCTGGAAGCGCTGCGTTCGTATTATCTGAACCGCGGCTACCTCGAGTTCGCCATCGAATCGACGCAGGTGTCGATTACGCCGGACAAGAAGGACATCTTCCTGACGCTGAACATCAAGGAAGGCGACCAGTACAAGGTGTCGGACATCCGCCTGGCGGGCGAACTGCTCGGCAAGCAGGCCGAGATGGAAAAACTGCTCAAGCTGCAGAAGGGCGAGGTCTTTTCGTCCGAGAAGCTGACCCAGAGCACCAAGGCCATTACCGATCTGCTGGGCACCTACGGCTACGCGTTCACCACCATCAACCCGCAGCCGCAGATCGACAAGGAAAAGCGCGAAGTCGCGCTGACCCTGATGGTCGATCCGGGCCGTCGCGTCTATGTGCGCCGCGTCAACGTCGTGGGAAACAGCAAGACGCGCGACGAAGTGGTGCGCCGCGAAATGCGCCAGATGGAAAGCTCGTGGTTCGACAGCGAAAAGCTGACGCAATCGCAGTCCCGTATCAATCGTACCGGCTACTTCACCGACACCAACATCACCACCGAGGACGTGCCCGGCGCGCCCGACCAGGTCGATGTGAACGTCAACGTGACCGAGAAGCCGACCGGGCAGATCAGCCTGGGCCTGGGTTTCTCCTCCACGGACAAGCTGGTGCTGCAAGCCGGCCTGCGCCAGGATAACGTGTTCGGGTCGGGTACCAGCCTTGGCCTGGACGTGAACACCGCGAAGTCCTTCCGCACGATCTCGCTGACGCAATACGATCCGTATTTCACGGTGGACGGCATCAGCCGCTCGACGGATATCTACTATCGTACGTCGCGGCCGCTGTATTACACCGGCGACCAGGACTACAAGATCGTTTCGGAGGGCGGCAACGTCAAGTTCGGCGTGCCGTTCACGGAAACGGATACCGTGTTCTTCGGCATCGGCTACGAGCGTACCCAGGTGACCATCTCGCCGAACACGCCGCTCCAGTACGGCCAGTGGCTGACCAAGATCGGCAAGTCCAGCGGCGATCCGATCAACAACTTCCCGTTCACGATCGGCTGGGCGCGCGACCGCCGCGACAGTGCGCTGGTCCCCACCAAGGGACCCTACACGCAGGCAAACCTGGAAGTGGGCGTGCCCGGTGGCGATACGCAGTACTATCGCGCCAGTGTCCAGCAGCAGTACTTCTATCCGTTGTCGAAGGCCTTTACCCTGGCCTTCAACGGTGAAGTGGCTTACGGGCACGGCTACGGCAATACGCCGTTCCCGGTGTTCAAGAACTTCTACGCCGGTGGTATCGGCTCGGTTCGCGGCTACCAGACCAGCACGCTGGGCAAGAAGGACCAGAACGGCAACCCGATTGGCGGCGCTTCCAAGATGATCGGCAACGTCGAATTCATCTTCCCGCTGCCGGGTTCGGGTGTGGACCGGACGCTGCGCCTGTTCACCTTCTTCGACTTCGGTAACGTGTACGAAGAAGGCGCACCGCTGCTGTTCAGCCAGCTCAAGTATTCGACGGGCCTGGGCATGTCCTGGCTGTCGCCGATCGGTCCGCTCAAGATCAGCGTGGGCTTCCCGCTGAAGAAGGACGAGACCGACAAGGTACAGCGCTTCCAGTTCCAGATCGGTACTGCGTTCTGA
- the rseP gene encoding RIP metalloprotease RseP produces MQTVIAFVAALCILIYFHEMGHYLAARLCGVKVLRFSIGFGRPLVRWVSKGRDRTEWTIAAIPLGGYVKMLDERESDPGHDAPVDPADLPRAFNRQPVAKRFAIVAAGPLANFALAIVLYFVLFAGGMREAAPIVAAPPAGTPAAAAGLREGDRVLALQANGETEQVRSWNDLRMAVFAQGFGDASAVLHVRAADGAERDLKLPRLPNTGGNPEQDPLATLGLALKGGPVTITEVLPDSAAQRAGLRQGDRVVAWQGRPLTQAGELIRGVRAQPGAEVALAIEREGRRLEVPVKLDTVPAAQGASGAAAATGKLGAALSQAVEMETVRYQPVEALSRAVGQVWSTSALSLKLLGKMLVGQASLQNLSGPLTVADYAGRAAHLGWQPFVGFLALVSVSLGVLNLLPIPVLDGGHLLYYCVEFLTGRPVPDHWQAVLQKVGIACVLLLTSLALFNDVSRLFLARG; encoded by the coding sequence ATGCAAACCGTAATTGCTTTCGTCGCTGCCCTTTGCATCCTGATCTATTTCCATGAAATGGGTCACTACCTGGCCGCGCGCCTGTGCGGGGTCAAGGTGCTGCGCTTCTCGATCGGCTTCGGGCGGCCGCTGGTGCGCTGGGTGTCCAAGGGGCGGGACCGTACCGAGTGGACCATCGCCGCGATTCCGCTCGGCGGCTACGTCAAGATGCTCGATGAGCGGGAGAGCGATCCGGGCCATGATGCACCGGTCGATCCCGCGGATCTGCCACGCGCCTTCAACCGGCAACCGGTGGCCAAGCGCTTTGCGATCGTGGCAGCCGGGCCGCTGGCTAACTTTGCCCTGGCCATCGTGCTGTATTTCGTGCTGTTTGCCGGCGGCATGCGCGAGGCCGCGCCCATCGTCGCGGCGCCGCCTGCTGGCACCCCGGCGGCTGCGGCGGGCTTGCGCGAGGGCGACCGCGTGCTGGCGCTGCAGGCCAACGGCGAAACCGAGCAGGTGCGTTCCTGGAACGACTTGCGCATGGCCGTGTTCGCCCAGGGCTTTGGCGACGCCAGCGCGGTGCTGCACGTGCGCGCTGCCGATGGCGCCGAGCGCGATCTGAAGTTGCCGCGGCTGCCGAATACCGGAGGCAATCCCGAACAAGACCCGCTTGCCACGCTGGGGCTGGCCCTCAAGGGCGGGCCGGTGACGATCACCGAAGTCCTGCCGGACTCCGCCGCGCAACGCGCCGGCCTGCGCCAGGGCGATCGCGTGGTGGCCTGGCAAGGACGCCCGCTGACCCAGGCTGGCGAACTGATCCGCGGGGTCAGGGCGCAGCCCGGCGCCGAGGTCGCGCTTGCCATCGAGCGGGAGGGCCGCCGCCTGGAGGTGCCCGTGAAGCTCGATACGGTCCCCGCGGCGCAGGGCGCCAGCGGGGCAGCCGCCGCCACCGGCAAACTGGGCGCCGCGCTGAGCCAGGCGGTCGAGATGGAAACCGTGCGCTATCAGCCGGTCGAGGCGCTGAGCCGCGCGGTCGGGCAGGTCTGGAGCACCAGCGCGCTCTCACTCAAGCTGCTCGGAAAGATGCTGGTGGGGCAGGCTTCGCTGCAGAACCTGAGCGGCCCGCTGACCGTGGCGGACTACGCGGGGCGCGCCGCCCATCTCGGTTGGCAGCCCTTTGTCGGCTTCCTGGCGTTGGTCAGTGTTAGCCTCGGTGTGTTGAATTTGTTACCTATTCCGGTATTGGATGGGGGGCATTTGCTGTATTATTGCGTTGAATTTTTGACTGGCAGGCCCGTACCAGACCACTGGCAGGCTGTGCTGCAGAAGGTCGGCATCGCCTGCGTCTTGCTCCTGACTTCGCTCGCCTTGTTCAACGATGTCAGCCGGCTGTTTTTAGCGCGCGGCTAG
- the ispC gene encoding 1-deoxy-D-xylulose-5-phosphate reductoisomerase, translated as MRRITVLGATGSIGESTLDVVKRHPERYAVHALTAHRQVDKLAAQCREFRPAHAVVGTAQAASELQALLRADGIKTEVGYGEAALEAVAVDPAADSVMAAIVGAAGLRPTLAAARAGKRVLLANKEALVMSGRLFMDAVREHGATLLPIDSEHNAIFQCLPADDPRLSAGVSRILLTASGGPFRTRDPATLHDISPDEACAHPNWVMGRKISVDSATMMNKGLEVIEAHWLFAAPADRIEVLIHPQSIVHSMVSYADGSVLAQLGNPDMRTPIAYGLAYPERMHAGVSPLDLTRAGALTFEIPDLARFPCLGLAFDALRAGGAAPAILNAANEVAVEAFLQGRIRFTDIARIVAQVLAQASPGSVETLEGVMDIDQDARRRAGVLLESARSC; from the coding sequence ATGCGTCGTATTACCGTCCTGGGTGCCACTGGCTCGATCGGGGAAAGTACGCTTGATGTGGTCAAGCGCCACCCCGAGCGCTATGCCGTCCATGCGCTGACGGCGCACCGGCAGGTCGACAAGCTGGCGGCGCAGTGCCGCGAGTTCCGCCCGGCGCACGCCGTGGTCGGCACCGCCCAGGCCGCGAGCGAGCTGCAGGCGCTGTTGCGTGCCGACGGCATCAAAACCGAGGTGGGCTATGGCGAAGCGGCCCTGGAAGCAGTGGCGGTCGACCCCGCGGCCGATTCGGTGATGGCCGCCATCGTCGGCGCCGCCGGGCTGCGTCCCACGCTGGCCGCGGCGCGGGCGGGCAAGCGCGTGCTGCTGGCCAACAAGGAAGCGCTGGTGATGTCGGGCCGGCTCTTCATGGATGCCGTGCGCGAGCACGGCGCCACGCTGCTGCCGATCGACAGCGAGCACAATGCCATCTTCCAGTGCCTGCCGGCGGACGATCCACGCCTGAGCGCGGGCGTCTCCAGGATCCTGCTGACGGCTTCCGGCGGCCCGTTCCGGACCCGGGACCCGGCCACCTTGCACGATATTTCGCCGGACGAGGCCTGCGCCCACCCGAACTGGGTGATGGGCCGCAAGATCTCGGTCGACTCGGCCACCATGATGAACAAGGGGCTGGAGGTGATCGAGGCGCACTGGCTGTTTGCCGCGCCGGCGGACCGCATTGAGGTGCTGATCCACCCGCAGAGCATCGTGCATTCGATGGTGTCCTACGCGGACGGCTCGGTGCTGGCCCAACTCGGCAACCCCGACATGCGTACGCCGATCGCCTACGGGCTCGCCTATCCCGAGCGCATGCACGCGGGCGTTTCGCCGCTGGACCTTACCCGTGCCGGCGCGCTGACCTTCGAAATCCCGGATCTGGCGCGTTTTCCCTGCCTGGGCCTGGCGTTCGACGCCTTGCGGGCGGGCGGGGCGGCCCCGGCCATCCTGAACGCCGCCAACGAGGTTGCCGTCGAGGCGTTCCTGCAAGGCCGGATCCGTTTTACCGACATCGCACGCATCGTGGCGCAAGTCTTGGCACAGGCCTCGCCGGGGAGCGTCGAAACGCTGGAAGGCGTGATGGACATCGACCAGGATGCGCGCCGCCGCGCCGGCGTCCTGCTGGAAAGCGCGCGTTCGTGCTGA
- a CDS encoding phosphatidate cytidylyltransferase, protein MLLTRVITAVCLLLLILPILFLAPPSALAGLVAVIVVLAGWEFGRLIGLRGFWPYVYAVACLVALIGWHDAADRQALTRLLQIGVACWGVAVVLLARGVRQASPSFTLLGAILGLFMLPAFGHATLILRELGIGVLLSVAVLVWAADIGAYFVGKAIGRRKLAPTISPGKSWEGALGGWLLVLLIALGLAATQAFSPTWFSRMADHNGLAVVALLSTLLVVASVVGDLFESLLKRQVGMKDSSRLLPGHGGVLDRIDALLPVFPLAALLAIYL, encoded by the coding sequence ATGCTTCTTACCCGTGTCATCACCGCTGTATGCCTGTTGCTGCTGATCCTGCCGATCCTGTTCCTGGCACCTCCGTCGGCGCTGGCCGGCCTGGTGGCGGTGATCGTCGTGCTGGCGGGCTGGGAATTTGGCCGCCTGATCGGACTGCGCGGCTTCTGGCCCTATGTCTATGCGGTGGCCTGCCTGGTCGCCCTGATCGGCTGGCATGACGCCGCCGACCGCCAGGCGCTGACGCGCCTGTTGCAGATCGGCGTGGCCTGCTGGGGCGTCGCCGTGGTGCTGCTGGCGCGCGGCGTGCGCCAGGCGAGCCCGTCCTTTACCTTGCTGGGCGCTATTCTTGGCTTGTTCATGCTGCCGGCGTTTGGCCATGCCACCCTGATCCTGCGCGAGCTGGGCATCGGGGTGCTGCTGTCCGTAGCGGTGCTGGTCTGGGCTGCCGATATCGGTGCCTATTTCGTTGGCAAGGCTATCGGGCGGCGCAAGCTTGCCCCGACCATCAGCCCGGGCAAGTCCTGGGAAGGCGCCCTCGGCGGCTGGCTGCTGGTGCTGCTGATCGCGCTCGGGCTGGCCGCTACCCAAGCTTTTTCCCCGACCTGGTTCTCTCGCATGGCCGACCATAACGGCCTGGCTGTCGTGGCGCTGCTGTCGACCCTGCTGGTGGTCGCCAGCGTGGTCGGCGATCTCTTCGAGTCATTGCTCAAGCGCCAGGTTGGCATGAAGGACAGCAGCCGGCTGTTGCCCGGCCATGGCGGCGTGCTCGACCGGATCGATGCGCTGTTGCCTGTGTTTCCGCTGGCCGCCTTGCTGGCCATCTATCTTTGA